A genomic region of Notamacropus eugenii isolate mMacEug1 chromosome 3, mMacEug1.pri_v2, whole genome shotgun sequence contains the following coding sequences:
- the UQCC6 gene encoding ubiquinol-cytochrome c reductase complex assembly factor 6 codes for MPAGVSWPSYLKMVAASMAAMLAGAEVVHRYYRPDLTIPEVPPKRGELKTELLGLKTTQEQDQISEQQ; via the exons ATGCCCGCGGGCGTGTCATGGCCCTCGTACCTGAAGATGGTGGCGGCCAGCATGGCGGCCATGCTGGCGGGGGCCGAAGTGGTGCACCGGTACTACCGCCCTGATCTG accATACCTGAAGTCCCCCCGAAACGTGGTGAACTCAAAACAGAACTTCTGGGGCTGAAAACCACGCAAGAGCAAGATCAGATTTCTGAGCAGCAGTGA